In Camelus bactrianus isolate YW-2024 breed Bactrian camel chromosome 10, ASM4877302v1, whole genome shotgun sequence, a genomic segment contains:
- the LOC105080996 gene encoding olfactory receptor 5M5-like: protein MLRTNYTAVTEFILLGLTDRAELQPVLFAVFLVVYLITVIGNVSMIFLIRTDSKLHTPMYFFVSHLSFVDLCYATNVTPQMLVNLLSKRRTISLLGCFIQFHFFIALVITDYYMLAVMAYDRYMAICKPLSYGSKMSRRVCLSLVAANYIYGLANGLAQTILLLRLSFCGPNAINHFYCADPPLMVLACSDTYVKETAMFVVAGANLTCSLTIILISYIFIFSAILRIRSAEGRHKAFSTCGSHLTAVTVFYGTLFCMYLTPPSKASVEQGKIVAVFYTFVSPMLNPLIYSFRNKDVKSAVRKVIQKKLFAK from the coding sequence ATGCTAAGGACAAACTACACAGCAGTGACTGAGTTTATTCTCCTGGGACTGACAGATCGGGCGGAGCTGCAGCCTGTCCTGTTTGCGGTGTTCCTAGTCGTCTACCTCATCACGGTAATCGGCAACGTGAGCATGATTTTCTTAATCAGAACTGACTCGAAACTTCACACTCCGATGTACTTCTTCGTCAGTCACCTCTCCTTTGTAGATCTCTGTTACGCCACCAACGTCACTCCTCAGATGCTGGTTAATCTCTTGTCCAAGAGAAGAACCATTTCCTTGCTTGGTTGCTTTATACAGTTCCACTTTTTCATTGCCTTGGTGATCACAGATTATTACATGCTCGCAGTGATGGCTTATGACCGCTAcatggccatctgcaaaccctTGTCATATGGCAGCAAGATGTCCCGACGTGTCTGCCTCTCTCTCGTTGCTGCTAATTACATTTATGGGCTTGCAAATGGTCTGGCACAGACCATCCTGCTGCTCCGCCTCTCCTTCTGTGGACCCAATGCAATCAACCACTTTTACTGTGCAGACCCACCTCTCATGGTCCTGGCCTGCTCAGACACTTACGTCAAAGAGACCGCCATGTTCGTGGTGGCTGGTGCCAACCTCACCTGTTCTCTCACCATCATCCTCATCTCCTACATCTTCATCTTCTCAGCCATCCTGCGCATCCGCTCAGCAGAGGGGAGGCACAAGGCCTTCTCCACCTGTGGGTCCCATCTGacagctgtcactgtcttttatGGGACACTGTTCTGCATGTACCTAACGCCCCCTTCCAAGGCATCTGTAGAACAGGGGAAAATTGTAgctgtattttatacttttgtgAGTCCCATGTTAAATCCTTTGATCTATAGCTTTCGAAACAAAGATGTTAAAAGCGCAGTAAGGAAAGTGATTCAAAAGAAATTGTTTGCCAAATAG
- the LOC141578947 gene encoding olfactory receptor 5M11 — translation MPITNGSAITEFILLGLTDCPELQPLLFVLFLVVYLVTLLGNLGMVLVIRLDPRLHTPMYFFLTNLAFVDLCYTSNATPQMLTNLLSERKTITFAGCFAQCYLFIALLLTEFYMLAAMAYDRYVAICSPLHYSVKMSRRVCLCLATFPYVYGFSDGLFQAIQTFRLNFCRSNVINHFYCADPPLIKLSCSDTYVKELAMLISAGFNLSNSLTIILVSYAFIIAAILKIKSAEGRHKAFSTCGSHMLAVTLFYGTLFCMYVRPPTEKTVEESKIIAVFYTFLSPVLNPLIYSLRNKDVKRALKRVLR, via the coding sequence ATGCCCATCACCAATGGCAGTGCGATAACAGAATTCATTCTCCTGGGGCTCACGGATTGCCCAGAGCTCCAGCCTCTGCTCTTTGTGCTGTTTCTGGTCGTTTACCTTGTCACCCTCCTAGGCAACCTGGGCATGGTGCTGGTGATCAGACTGGACCCTCGCCTGCACACGcccatgtactttttcctcaCTAACCTGGCCTTCGTGGACTTGTGCTACACCTCGAACGCAACCCCGCAGATGCTGACTAACCTGTTGTCAGAGAGGAAGACCATCACTTTTGCTGGCTGCTTTGCACAGTGTTACCTTTTCATAGCACTTCTCCTCACCGAGTTTTACATGCTGGCAGcaatggcctatgaccgctacgtggccataTGCAGCCCTCTGCACTACAGTGTTAAGATGTCCAGGCGTGTCTGCCTTTGCTTGGCCACATTCCCTTATGTCTATGGTTTCTCAGATGGGCTGTTCCAGGCCATCCAGACCTTCCGCTTGAACTTCTGTAGATCCAATGTCATCAACCACTTCTACTGTGCTGACCCGCCACTCATTAAGCTTTCTTGTTCTGACACTTATGTCAAAGAGCTTGCCATGCTCATATCAGCTGGCTTCAACCTCTCCAATTCCCTCACCATCATCCTGGTGTCTTATGCCTTCATCATTGCTGCCATTCTCAAGATCAAGTCAGCAGAGGGAAGGCACAAGGCATTCTCCACCTGTGGTTCCCACATGCTGGCTGTAACCCTATTTTATGGGACTCTCTTCTGCATGTATGTAAGACCACCAACAGAGAAGACTGTTGAGGAATCCAAAATAATAGCTGTCTTCTACACCTTCTTAAGTCCAGTTCTCAACCCACTGATCTACAGTCTGCGGAACAAAGACGTAAAACGAGCACTGAAGAGAGTCCTCAGATGA